taggtaaattaaatataaaggtgCTTCATACAAAAGAATAAATAGCCTTTAAACTTATGAACAAATTTACATTCACTCCTCATGGAAGTTTCCAGTACATTTCTATGGGATGTTCTCTGCATTAGCAGCAATAACCAAGGTGGGTGGAGCTTAGCAAAGGGTCAGCTGTTCCATCCTCTGTCTTTCCTTCCtaatctttttcttcttctctctgcagggAGTTAGACCACAATGACATCTCCGGCACTATAGAGGACACCAATGGGGCCTTCACTGGCCTGGAAAACCTCCACAAGCTGTGAGTGTCACGCATTCACCTTTGTCTCTACCATCATCTTTACTTTAATTTTGGACATTCTTACATCATGTGCAGCCAAAAAAATTGACATCCCCAAAATCCTCCACATTTAACATCAAActgtatagcaaaaaaaaaaaaaaaaactggccatGTCTATCCACCACAAATTTAGGTTTGAGTTTAAAAGATGAGAAAAGCAGGTAACCTCAACCCACACCTTCCATGCAGTGCAGATTTGGGAAGGGAAGCTTCTTATAATTGACCGATAGTAGATGAGCTTTTGGCTTTGCTCTTGTGATGGAAACCGTGAGGGCGCAGAATGGGAGGCAGGCAGAGGAGTGGGCTACTTCAGACACATCAAACTTCCCGCTCTGTGCCTTTTGTTACGGGAGCAGAGGTTCACAAATTTGCGGATGCCTCCTGCTGATGCACATCCCTGCCAGAAATCCTATTCACCTATCCTGGGAATATGCAAGGGAGAATTAGGGAGTGATGTGCACAACATCAAAGTCTTCTCTGCTGTTTTGTTACCACAAGATGGGGACGGCTGCCGACTCTAGTTTTAGTAGATTATAGATCCATCAGATCCAGTTAGCATCTATTTGAATGGTTTCTACTTGGAACCACAGTTTGGTCAGAGGCTGGTATGGAAGCCCTCCAGGGCTCAAGACTGCCCGGAGGGTGACCTGCAGATGGGTGGTTGCTTCAGAAATGGTGGAGGGGCTGGAGGAGATGAGTCTTGCAGGAGATGACAGATGCTGTCGCACACACATAGACCATCAGTCCGCTGGCAGACACAGCAGGGCCTGGGTTTTCAGGAATGATTCCCATAAGCACATCATGAATAAACTAGTTGATCCTCATGAAACTTTACTCTAGCAGTgagactttttattattattattattattataatttttgacaataaaatgaatgtttaaatgtGGCTGTTTAAgattatacattttgttttttgcaaatggcacaatattttttgatgtctaattttatactttataaaactatataaaatgtttatatagattgtgtgtgttttgggacCATAGCAGCTGATAGTAATGGGTTTTTGAGAACACTTTACAACTAATATAGTTCACTATTAGTAACTTCAATAACAAAGTTAATATTGTTAAGTGTAATctttagcaaaatgtaaaaacttttccagGCTGTAAATTGCAATATTGTGATTcctaaaaattatttcattttttattaatttagacaaaaaaaaaaattattgtatagTTTTGTATAGATTTTTAACATTGGCCATTTATAGAATATAAGCCATAATGTGAAAATAATTACTTGATTATCGATATcagttaaaattttaaaatcagttgacaATATTTTACTGATATAACattgttaaattaaaaatgtaaaaactagttACAATGCAATATTACAATGTTGTGATGTCCAAACTCCCCTTTAGCATCCCTGATGGAGCCTGTTCCCCTTCACCTTcccattatgtgtgtgtatgcctgCTTTTGAAGTGCGAGCAGGATTAGCCCCTACAAGGCGTTTTAACCAGAGCCTTGACAAGGCCACTTTTATTACTACACAAGCCATGCTGTCCTCCAGCCACTGAAGCACCTTTTTATGTGACCTGGAGCTCTGGGCTCTACCCTGTCATCGCTATTAAATTCTAATAAAGATAAAAGTAAGCTTTGAAGAGCTGCACCGTCCCCTGATTCCTCACCCTCCTCCTAATCTCTACACCGTTTGGATTTCCAATCCCACAATCCCCCTCTCTTATCAGATTCAGCCCAACTAATGgtgcactctctttctctctctttttcctctcACCCTGCGTGTCTGGAAATGGCAGAACTCTGTTTGGAAACAAGATCAAGTCGGTGGCCAAGAAAGCCTTCTCGGGCCTGGAGGCTCTAGAGCACCTGTGAGTATCCCACAATGCTGTTTGACCTATATAGCAGTGGCTGCCAAAAGTAAATGCTTAAAGAGGGCTGCTAGCAATTTAATAGTGCCCGCTGCTCTTGTCTCGCTAAAGCCAACTTTAACTTGCTCAGGAACACAGTTACGGAGCGTGTTTCGTAGAAGAAAAGGAATTTTTAAGCACTTCTGCAGATGCTGTTAACTCCACATCTGATATTGGGGTCTTTGCACCTTGTTCAGAGTTATCCCGTATAAAAATAGACTTCGGATTTGCATGCAAGCGCAGCAGCTGTATGTGAACATTCCCATGTTCTCTTTCTGTCACGCCTGAGTGCCCTGTTTAATCTCTCAACAGGAACTTGGGGGAAAATGCCATCCGCTCCATCCAACCCGAGGCATTTAGTAAGATGAAGAACCTGCGTAACCTGTGAGTCCCATTATTACACATGCCCCTTTTCACACGCACATCCACTCACCCGAAACGCTAATGTTTCTCGACATCATGAACGTTTGGATGACAGTTAATTGtcatacaaataaaatgcatagtTTCCTGAGGCTTAAAGGAACTAGTATGCCATGACTAATgccaatttaaatattaaaatatttcaagtgCACTCCCTTGTacctgagattttttttaaatactattgtTAAAAGTCACTATTATTTATCACActacagtaagtttttttttttttaagcgagaaattaatatttctgttttgcaggaatgcattacattgatcgaCGTACAGTAATAACActgtttccattttaaataaatgctgttattaccTTTCTGTTAATCGAGGAATGCTAAAGAGAATGCATCACATCAGCACATttctactgtttttactgtattttcaataaataaatgcaactttagtTAACATAagcagttattaaaaaaaaaaaaataaacattaaaagtaatcaaataatatattcttaaatatagGAATATTTTCATCTGCtttatttactaattaattattaatttttgtttttaatgttaatttgaaaaagaaaatgctaatGTTAAATTAAGGTGAAACCAGAGCATCCACAAGGTTTTTGGAGGCTACTATGTAACTGGACATATTTGTGCACAATAATTAAATTCTATCAAATCATCTCCATAAGTGTTTACAGTACAGATGCACGCTAGCTGGCTTTACTTATCTTTCTTTCGATTCCTCTCTCTGCAGTCATATTCAGAGTGATAGTTTTCTGTGCGACTGCCAGCTGCACTGGTTTCCCGAGTGGCTGGTAACACGAGGGCTGAAGCCTGGCGTTCAGGCCACATGTGCCCACCCAGAGAGCCTGAAGGGCACCAGCATCTACCAGGCCCCATCAAAGAGCTTTGTTTGTGGTAAGCAGTGCTGCACTGTCTATAACAAACTAAGAAGTCAATCACAATAAGGAAGAACATGATCATAAAGGTGTGTTAAAATATCCTTGTACGTCCCTCCAGATGACCTTCCCAAACCCCAGATCACTGTGCACCCTGTCACCACGGCAGGAGTATTGGGCAAAGATGTGCATCTGACCTGTACGGccgccagcagcagcagctcgcCCATGACCTTCACCTGGCTCAAGGACCAGGAGACACTACGTCAAGCCGACGTGGAGAATTTCGCACACGTACGGGCCAGTGACGGAGGTGTGATGGAGTACACCACTATCCTCCACCTCCGGCACATCACCTTCAACCATGAGGGCCGCTACCAGTGCATCATCAGCAATCACTTTGGCTCATCCTACTCTAACAAGGCCCGCGTCACCGTAAACGGTACATTTAACCAGTCTAAACTATATACTGGGATACATCATACCAATTGCACCAAATTCCCATCACGCACAGATCGTTTACTCTAGTGGGAGCATTTTTGTGAATCGTACAAGCTGACATTTAATTGTCATACAAAtaattgcaattattaatttgtgttttaaatgcCAATATGTGCTTAATTCACAATAATTGTCATTTATGTAACATTTACGACTtgtaaaaaaagtgtaatttcctttatttttaatataaaaaaattctactatatatatatatatatatatatatatatatataggtgtatatatatgtatatatgtgtatatatgtatatatatgtgtatatatatatatatatatatatatatatatatatatatatatatatataggtgtatatatatgtacagtattgttcaaaataatagcagtacaatgtgactaaccagaataatcaaggtttttagtatattttttattgctacgtggcaaacaagttaccagtaggttcagtagattgtcggaaaacaaacaagacccagcattcatgatatgcacgctcttaaggctgtgcaattgggcaattagttgaaaggggtgtgttcaaaaaaatagcagtgtctacctttgactgtacaaactcaaaactattttgtacaaacatttttttttcttctgggatttagcaatcctgtgaatcactaaactaatatttagttgtatgaccacagttttttaaaactgcttgacatctgtgtggcatggagtcaaccaacttgtggcacctctcagctgttattccactccatgattctttaacaacattccacaattcattcacatttcttggttttgcttcagaaacagcttttttgatatcaccccacaagttctcaattggattaaggtctggagattgggctggccactccataacattaattttgttggtttggaaccaagactttgcccgtttactagtgtgttttgggtcattatcttgttgaaacaaccatttcaagggcatgtcctcttcagcatagggcaacatgacctcttcaagtattttaacatatgcaaactgatccatgatccctggtatgcgataaataggcccaacaccatagtaggagaaacatgcccatatcatgatgcttgcacctccatgcttcactgtcttcactgtgtactgtggcttgaattcagagtttgggggtcgtctcacaaactgcctgtggcccttggacccaaaaagaacaattttactctcatcagtccacaaaatgttcctccatttctctttaggccagttgatgtgttctttggcaaattgtaacctcttctgcacatgccttttttttaacagagggactttgcgggggattcttgaaaatagattagcttcacacagacgtcttctaactgtcacagtacttacaggtaactccagactgtctttgatcatcctggaggtgatcattggctgagcctttgccattctggttattcttctatccatttggatggttgtcttccgttttcttccacgtctctctggttttgctctccattttaaggcattggagatcattttagctgaacagcctatcattttttgcacctctttataggttttcccctctctaatcaactttttaatcaaagtacgctgttcttctgaacaatgtcttgaacgacccattttcctcagctttcaaatgcatgttcaacaagtgttggcttcatccttaaataggggccacctgattcaaacaaaattgatgacctcagtgattgaatgccacactgctatttttttgaacacacccctttcaactaattcaactaattgcccaattgcacagccttaagagcgtgcatatcatgaatgctgggtctcatttgttttctgagaatctactgaacctactggtaacttgtttgccacgtagcaataaaaaaatatacgaaaaaccttgattattctggttagtcccattgtactgctattattttgaacaatactgtatatatgtatatatatgtgtatatatatatatatatatatatatatatatatatatatatatatatatatatatatatgtatatatatatatatatatatatatgtatatatatatatatatatatatatatatatatatatatatatatatatatacatatatatacatatatatgaaaaaaaaaaaaactttaggtcACCTTAAGTAATCTTTTCATTTGTAGCTGCctgaatataatattttagtaaaatagtTGATTAATTGTAGTTGTTGAACATCCATATTTATGATATATAATACAGTGTTTATGATATGGATATGataatgttattataaatgtatagaaatgtcaagttatttattcattttattatttcactaAAATTCCCATTATGCAACATTTGCTCAAAGTTTGTCTTTCAGTGAATTGTACCAGCAAGTTTCAGTTTGAACATTCAGACTGAACTGTGCCACTAGAATTTTGGCATTTTTTATCTCCTCCGCTGTTAGCAATACATTTGAATTACATGCCTTGTCAGTTCGAGCAACAGATGCAAATGGATTGTCCTGAGGCATTTTTGGTTTCATGCCCGTCCAAATCAAGCCATATCCCATCCCCAATTTAGTTAGTCACAGCTATGAATGCTGGGCTTGTTTGGTGCTGATGTAGCAACATTATGGGAATAATCCTTGCTAGGGCTAATTTCCCTTTGCCTGCTTATGTGCACAGTGCTGCCTTCATTTGTCAAGACCCCACGCGACATCACGATCCGCACGGGCACGAAGGCGCGGTTGGAGTGTGCGGCTGAAGGACATCCGACTCCCCAAGTGGCGTGGCAGAAAGATGGCGGTACAGACTTCCCTGCCGCCCGAGAGCGCCGCATGCGTGTGATGCCTGATGATGATGTCTTTTTCATCATGGACGTGAAGCCTGAGGATATGGGCGTATACAGCTGCACGGCCAAAAACACTGCGGGCATGATCTCTGCAAACGTCACTCTAACAGTGCTAGGTAcgtccttttttatatatatatatttacattatataaatacattatataaagactttttttttccattatggaATTCAGATTTTGTTTATTAAGCTGTTGGAGTTCTTCTAACCCCCGCTTAGTTCTACGTAAGAATGTTTTTTCTTTCCCCATCTGAAGCAGCTGGGCTTTATCTGCGGGTTTGAAGGTTAAAGGTCAGGAAAGAGGTCACAGGAGGTAGAGGAAGTGCTCTAGgctcaaatagttgtatttttgaGTGTTTCTAAACTCTCAGTTGAGTAATTGCTAGGCAGAAATGGTCAAATACTTGTTATTTTATGGACATGATATGGTATAGTCTGCCTAAAGTGGGCTTAGTTCTTGATTAACTAAAAAGAATTGGCTCAAGGGGTCAGACTAAATACTGAACCAGACTATATACCGGTCACAATGGAAAATAACCTGTTTATAAGAGTCATTCATTCAGAAATAAGACTGCAAAGGAgtcactttttaaaaaacaaaacaaaaaaacagactcTTAAGAGTCATTCATTCAGGAACTGGACTAAGCTGGTTCTGTCATATGGTTTTGATTCACTGGAAAGAACCCGATCATAGAAAGAACCAGTACTTAGAACTACAATGGTTAGGGtgtttaattctttttttatttattcatcaattcGTGAGAGTCATTAAGAAAGCAGACTACAGTGATTATTGATTTGTTCACTTAAAGAAACGAACTCAAAAGAGTCATTCATTCAGGAATCTgacatctatctgtctatctatctatctatttatctatctatctatctatctatctatctatctatctatctatctatatatatatatatatatatatatatatatatatatatatatatatatatatatatatatatatggacccactttatattaagtggccttaactactatgtacttacattttaattaataatttagtacaatgtacttattgtgtacatacatgtttttacattgtacttatatttaaaaaaaaactacatttaattacatctgtatttaatttctgtaattacccATACcgccaaccctctccctaaccttacccctatcccacctcaatagcagcaaaagtgttttacaatacaatatgaacacaataagtacattggacttatttttttatgtaagtacatagtagttaaggccacctaatataaagtgggaccatacatacatatatatatatatatatatatataaattgaactGGCAATCATAATGCTAATGTAGTCCTAAAAGTTGATGAAGTACAATATAAGCAGATTTAGAAGATATTCTTTATGTAAAAATACGAATGGCTTATCTTGACCTCGGAATGAATTTTTTGGTCCAGAACAGTTGTCAAAAATGAGAATGTCCCTCCATTATTAGAACCACATGCAAAGCTATCAACAGCAAGTAGCAAATTATGATTCACAGCTGTGACATAAACTAAACACCAATGTCAAGCCATTTAAAGGGATCTTTATCCACACATGGCTGTATGTAATTCAATAACTGTTCCTGCAGAAACCCCTCATCTGGCACAGGAAATGGAGGATCGAAATGTGGTGGTGGGTGAGACCGTTGCGTTGCAGTGCAAGGCTTTAGGCAGCCCACCTCCTCGCATCACCTGGCTAAAGGGGGAGGAGCCTCTCAGACCCAGCGACCATCACTACTTCACTCCAGGGAATCAGCTCTTGGTGATAGGCAGCACCACCTTAGAAGACGCTGGACGATACACCTGTGTCATGTCCAACACGCTCGGCACAGAGCGCGCTCACTGCCAGCTGAATGTTTACCAGCGATTTGAGGATTGTGTGCCTTTTTCAAGCCCCAGCACTGTTACTGTGGGAATCATCGTCATCGCCGTGGTCACCAGTATTGTGGTGACATCACTTGTTTGGGTGTGTATTATCTACCAGACGAGGAAGAAGAGCGAGGAGTGCAGTGTAAACACAGGTGCGTGTATTCACATAGATATTGTATTTGTTTAGAACTCTGCATGCTGTGCAGGAGGAATGTATTTTTTACACAAGACTTGACTATAACCTTCGCGCTTGTCTTTTACAGACGAGACAATTGTCCCTCCTGATGTCCCCAGTTACCTGTCCTCTCAGGGCACTTTATCAGAGAGACAGGATGCATGTATACGAGTGGAGTCCAATGGTGGATCTCAAGCCAACGGATGCATAGAAAACAATGGTACAGTATCCACACTTTTCTTGTAGTTTCAAATGGAATCTACCgacttatttttgtttttcgGACCAGTTTTGAAAGAAAATATGTGTAATAGATAAACTATTCAAATGTGTTAAACGAAAAGTAATAGCAACTTGGCAACTAAATGATCAAACACTACAAAGTCTAaacatatttttaagaatatatgAATTCACGAATCGTTCACAGTAAGATCTATACATACattttagggctgcacgatattggaaaaaaaattacattgcgatattttatttttctgcgatatatattgcgatatgaaatctaatctaattttttcttacaaacaaaaatggggtgagcacacttacattatcattttaaatgatttaaacatcgacaccattgtgtcaattgattaatatgcgcgagggagagagaacaagacagcgctcgtgttgtttgaagatggtgAGCGCTCTCTCgcgcgctcgctctctctctgtctctctccctctctctctctgtctctctagatcgctctctctcactctctatactgcgatgtgactatcgtggattcgtacattgcgataacgatgcttaaacaacacatcgtgcagccctaatacatttacaaattaaattaattttcctTTGGCTGGTTAAATGACCTTCGCACAACATTGGTTAACAAGAACCTCTCTTTTCAGGATACGATGGGCCAGTCGTGTGCACAGACTTCTTGGAAAACTGTATCAGCTACTCCAAACACTGTAACTACCTCCCTCATGGGATAGCGCCCCCTTTAGGCCTGGAGTATCAGCAGACACGCCAAACATCGACTTTCACCAGCCACAACAATGAACCACACTGCAACGGCACACCCAACGGGGTCAGGAAAGACAACCAAACTCCCATCTTCCCCACCAACCATGACAGGGTGACAATATCCCCCTCATCGCACCAGCACAACGGCCGAAATGGTGAGAGTCTTTCATGCCGTAATTTCAAGATGACTCAGTCATGCCCCATTAATCACTGTTCCTCCCACTGCTTTGTGAAAACGCACATTTAATCATTTCAGTTCTGAGTGATTTATATCAGATTGTTGATCTTTTGACGTAACACAGTTATACTATCTATTAACATCACTTCCTTTCTAATCTTTCTCAGGATTGTTGGTGAATAGGTCAGACACACCTCCCACACTTGAAGAGAGCTACCATCGGCCAGTAAAGCTCCTGTCTGGGGACTGTGACATTGAGTCCAAGTTTAAACAGACTCTATTACGCAACGGACACGCACATACGCCCGATGCCACCTCAAGAGAGAGCGAACCCTTCAGACGGGCCAGTGACTAATGCCTCACCAACCCCCTTCTTTATCCTTTTGCACTGAGAATGGCTACCTCACATTGAGGGGCACAGACAAAGCTGCCCCCATCTATCTAAATGCAGAATAGGGGCGTCCGGAGTTTGAAGGCGAAGCTTGAGTGGGGCGTTGGCGTCCCATGCGAGCGTTAATGATGTATATAGATATAATCCTCCTCAGGGAGTCTTTGTTCACACTTTAGAATGTGACTTGCATTTGACGCATGTAAAATGTATGACAGAGTG
The genomic region above belongs to Carassius gibelio isolate Cgi1373 ecotype wild population from Czech Republic chromosome A11, carGib1.2-hapl.c, whole genome shotgun sequence and contains:
- the LOC128022433 gene encoding leucine-rich repeats and immunoglobulin-like domains protein 1 isoform X1, coding for MAAWLGQMGSLSYHVFYWLLTLELIINYGAPCPQNCTCTLDASDCSHLDITDVPQDLPKTTVHLNLSHNKLAAVDMDILSNLPNLKEVRLDHNELTSIPSFGDAAATVVTLSLHHNKIRRLDGKLLQNFTALETLDLSNNDITELREHCFPPGLQIKDLHLSSNKIVHLELGAFKNLAGSLQILKLNRNRLSHLPVKGLELPKLTQLELIRNKLRLIEGLTFQGLSSLEVLKLQRNNISELTDGAFWGLARMRVLHLDYNSLQEVNSGSLYGLESLQQLYLSNNSISNFNPEGWGFCERLRELNLSYNNLTKLSEGGFAKLVNLISLRLGHNSISHITEGAFRGLSSLRTLELDHNDISGTIEDTNGAFTGLENLHKLTLFGNKIKSVAKKAFSGLEALEHLNLGENAIRSIQPEAFSKMKNLRNLHIQSDSFLCDCQLHWFPEWLVTRGLKPGVQATCAHPESLKGTSIYQAPSKSFVCDDLPKPQITVHPVTTAGVLGKDVHLTCTAASSSSSPMTFTWLKDQETLRQADVENFAHVRASDGGVMEYTTILHLRHITFNHEGRYQCIISNHFGSSYSNKARVTVNVLPSFVKTPRDITIRTGTKARLECAAEGHPTPQVAWQKDGGTDFPAARERRMRVMPDDDVFFIMDVKPEDMGVYSCTAKNTAGMISANVTLTVLETPHLAQEMEDRNVVVGETVALQCKALGSPPPRITWLKGEEPLRPSDHHYFTPGNQLLVIGSTTLEDAGRYTCVMSNTLGTERAHCQLNVYQRFEDCVPFSSPSTVTVGIIVIAVVTSIVVTSLVWVCIIYQTRKKSEECSVNTDETIVPPDVPSYLSSQGTLSERQDACIRVESNGGSQANGCIENNGYDGPVVCTDFLENCISYSKHCNYLPHGIAPPLGLEYQQTRQTSTFTSHNNEPHCNGTPNGVRKDNQTPIFPTNHDRVTISPSSHQHNGRNGLLVNRSDTPPTLEESYHRPVKLLSGDCDIESKFKQTLLRNGHAHTPDATSRESEPFRRASD
- the LOC128022433 gene encoding leucine-rich repeats and immunoglobulin-like domains protein 1 isoform X2, whose translation is MDILSNLPNLKEVRLDHNELTSIPSFGDAAATVVTLSLHHNKIRRLDGKLLQNFTALETLDLSNNDITELREHCFPPGLQIKDLHLSSNKIVHLELGAFKNLAGSLQILKLNRNRLSHLPVKGLELPKLTQLELIRNKLRLIEGLTFQGLSSLEVLKLQRNNISELTDGAFWGLARMRVLHLDYNSLQEVNSGSLYGLESLQQLYLSNNSISNFNPEGWGFCERLRELNLSYNNLTKLSEGGFAKLVNLISLRLGHNSISHITEGAFRGLSSLRTLELDHNDISGTIEDTNGAFTGLENLHKLTLFGNKIKSVAKKAFSGLEALEHLNLGENAIRSIQPEAFSKMKNLRNLHIQSDSFLCDCQLHWFPEWLVTRGLKPGVQATCAHPESLKGTSIYQAPSKSFVCDDLPKPQITVHPVTTAGVLGKDVHLTCTAASSSSSPMTFTWLKDQETLRQADVENFAHVRASDGGVMEYTTILHLRHITFNHEGRYQCIISNHFGSSYSNKARVTVNVLPSFVKTPRDITIRTGTKARLECAAEGHPTPQVAWQKDGGTDFPAARERRMRVMPDDDVFFIMDVKPEDMGVYSCTAKNTAGMISANVTLTVLETPHLAQEMEDRNVVVGETVALQCKALGSPPPRITWLKGEEPLRPSDHHYFTPGNQLLVIGSTTLEDAGRYTCVMSNTLGTERAHCQLNVYQRFEDCVPFSSPSTVTVGIIVIAVVTSIVVTSLVWVCIIYQTRKKSEECSVNTDETIVPPDVPSYLSSQGTLSERQDACIRVESNGGSQANGCIENNGYDGPVVCTDFLENCISYSKHCNYLPHGIAPPLGLEYQQTRQTSTFTSHNNEPHCNGTPNGVRKDNQTPIFPTNHDRVTISPSSHQHNGRNGLLVNRSDTPPTLEESYHRPVKLLSGDCDIESKFKQTLLRNGHAHTPDATSRESEPFRRASD